The Campylobacter concisus genome has a window encoding:
- a CDS encoding FecCD family ABC transporter permease codes for MKNANFSIVVIFLALLTLACAFVALGVGRFYIPFNDVFSVLAHSFGFGDGAASNITNVIENLRIPRIIAAILVGAALSVSGAAYQGVFKNQLVSPDLLGVSAGACVGAATAIIFDLSLFWVQAFAFGFGLAAVAITLAIPKMMGRTSTLMLVLSGIIVSGLMGSIIGFLKYVADPETKLPDIVYWQLGSLAKLDSDNLKYIAPVMIICAILLIAMSWRINLLSLGDESAARLGVNVAFERAVIIICATLLTACSVCISGIVAWVGLLMPHLARMLVGANNIKSMPASIFMGAIFLLFVDTLARSISVSEVPLGVLTGFIGTVFFVWVLWRNKKVA; via the coding sequence ATGAAAAACGCAAATTTTTCAATAGTTGTTATCTTTTTAGCTTTGCTAACGCTAGCTTGCGCCTTTGTCGCACTTGGCGTTGGTAGATTTTACATACCTTTTAACGACGTCTTTAGCGTGCTAGCTCACAGCTTTGGTTTTGGAGATGGCGCAGCTAGCAACATCACAAATGTGATAGAAAATTTACGCATCCCACGCATCATCGCAGCCATCCTTGTTGGAGCTGCTCTTAGCGTGAGTGGTGCAGCCTATCAAGGCGTCTTTAAAAACCAGCTAGTTAGTCCTGATCTTCTTGGCGTCTCAGCGGGCGCTTGCGTGGGAGCAGCCACTGCTATCATCTTTGATCTATCGCTATTTTGGGTGCAGGCTTTTGCCTTTGGCTTTGGCCTAGCAGCCGTTGCTATCACACTAGCCATACCTAAGATGATGGGACGCACGAGCACGCTTATGCTAGTTCTTTCTGGTATCATCGTAAGTGGCCTCATGGGCTCAATAATCGGCTTTTTAAAATATGTCGCAGACCCTGAGACAAAGCTACCTGACATTGTTTATTGGCAGCTTGGTAGCCTTGCTAAGCTTGATAGTGACAACTTAAAATACATCGCCCCAGTGATGATCATCTGCGCCATTTTGCTAATAGCCATGAGCTGGCGTATAAATTTGCTCTCTCTTGGCGACGAGAGTGCGGCAAGACTAGGCGTAAATGTGGCTTTTGAGCGCGCCGTCATCATCATCTGCGCTACGCTTCTTACAGCATGCAGCGTCTGCATAAGCGGCATAGTCGCTTGGGTGGGACTTCTCATGCCTCACTTAGCGCGTATGCTAGTTGGCGCAAATAACATAAAAAGCATGCCTGCAAGCATATTTATGGGTGCAATATTTTTGCTATTTGTCGATACCTTAGCGCGTAGCATAAGCGTGAGCGAAGTGCCTCTTGGCGTACTTACTGGCTTTATCGGCACGGTATTTTTCGTCTGGGTTTTATGGCGAAATAAAAAGGTTGCATGA
- a CDS encoding ABC transporter substrate-binding protein, which translates to MQMNFMHKVAKIGLVASLFAALSLSAAESARSITDMKGVKVSVPEKVEKIAALWNANNEIILALGGMDKVVATTDLIKTNKWFEHVYPKLKNLPAALNGKDLQIEELVKLAPDVIVVSSKNYQDELIKNGFSAVNLIFRDYPDMEKSIYATAEVIGTDDARKKAEKLANKIHDNSEFVTARTKNIPDAKRPKVLHLLGGANLLKIDGTNTIQNTWIKLGGGVNAIQTEGSMIEVSAEEIINANPDIIIVGGNDTDAQIKKIKEHPAFSGSNAVKNGKIYGNPKGVFSWDRYGAENVLQILWAAKTIQPDLFKDVDIKAKTKEFYKEFLNHDLSDTEYGYIIKGLNPDGSSK; encoded by the coding sequence ATGCAAATGAATTTCATGCACAAAGTGGCTAAAATAGGCCTTGTTGCTTCACTTTTTGCAGCTCTTAGCCTAAGCGCAGCTGAGTCTGCTAGAAGCATCACAGATATGAAAGGCGTCAAAGTAAGCGTGCCTGAGAAGGTTGAGAAGATCGCTGCATTATGGAATGCAAACAACGAGATCATCCTAGCACTTGGCGGTATGGATAAGGTTGTAGCCACAACTGATCTGATCAAAACCAACAAGTGGTTTGAGCACGTCTATCCAAAACTTAAAAATTTACCAGCTGCACTAAACGGCAAAGACCTTCAGATCGAAGAGCTTGTTAAACTTGCTCCTGATGTTATCGTGGTATCAAGCAAAAACTACCAAGATGAACTTATCAAAAACGGCTTTAGCGCGGTAAATTTGATCTTTAGAGACTATCCAGATATGGAGAAAAGCATCTACGCAACAGCCGAAGTCATAGGCACTGATGACGCTAGAAAAAAAGCTGAAAAACTTGCTAATAAAATCCACGATAACTCTGAGTTTGTAACAGCAAGAACAAAAAACATCCCTGACGCTAAACGTCCAAAAGTACTTCACCTTCTTGGCGGAGCGAATTTGCTAAAAATTGATGGTACAAACACTATCCAAAACACTTGGATCAAGCTAGGTGGCGGTGTAAATGCTATCCAAACTGAAGGTTCAATGATCGAAGTTAGCGCAGAAGAGATCATCAATGCAAATCCTGATATCATCATCGTTGGCGGCAATGACACAGATGCACAGATCAAAAAGATAAAAGAGCACCCTGCATTCTCTGGCTCAAACGCTGTTAAAAACGGCAAAATTTACGGCAACCCAAAAGGTGTATTTAGCTGGGATAGATACGGCGCTGAAAACGTGCTTCAAATTTTATGGGCAGCAAAGACTATCCAACCAGATCTATTTAAAGATGTCGATATAAAAGCAAAAACAAAAGAGTTTTATAAAGAGTTCTTAAATCACGATCTTAGCGATACAGAGTACGGCTATATCATAAAAGGTCTAAATCCAGACGGTAGCAGCAAGTAA
- a CDS encoding nitric-oxide reductase large subunit — protein MREYKRYWLVLVAVLVVCFSILGYYGVEVYRNSPPVVNFTDENGKVVIDKESIYKGQEAWQSIGGMQVGSVWGHGAYQAPDWSADWLHKELVAFLEIKADEIYHLKYADLNDEQKANLKVLLKKEYRENSVKDDKFVLSADRLKAISQVASEYAALFGDDPKFKSLREAYAMKENTLPGASDRADLNNFFFWSAWATATNRPGSEATYTNNWPHEPLIDNVPTSENIFWSIASVVILLTGVGLLVWFSSFYGKKDDEKLEPISEDPLKKLNLTPSQKALKKYLFVTLALFAFQILIGGFTAHYTVEGQEFYGINLSAYIPYSLARTWHIQASIFWIATGFLAAGLFLAPIINGGKDPKFQKLGVDLLFYALLILVVGSFMGEYLAIANIMPINLSFWLGHQGYEYIDLGRVWQIILFVGLVIWMLLLLRGFAGGFKNKGDKNLLAIFAMSAVAVGLFYGAGLFYGQRSPLPVMEYWRWWVVHLWVEGFFEVFATASLAFVFVSLGLVSKRFATFSTLASASLFMIGGIPGTFHHLYFAGTTTPIMAIGASFSALEVVPLVLLGAEAYEHYKLQFAQSWAKTLKWPLYCFIAVAFWNMLGAGVFGFLINPPISLFYIQGLNTTPVHGHAALFGVYGFLALGFVWLVATYLFKGQEFDENLMKVGFWGLNAGLMLMIVLSLLPIGIYQAFASLDQGMWYARSAEFLQQSHLQNLRWLRMLGDMILIIGGICFFAQLLKFMLNKKA, from the coding sequence ATGCGTGAATACAAAAGATACTGGCTCGTACTTGTTGCTGTGCTGGTGGTTTGCTTTAGTATTTTAGGCTACTACGGCGTTGAGGTTTATAGAAATTCGCCTCCAGTTGTAAATTTCACTGACGAAAATGGCAAGGTCGTGATCGACAAAGAGAGTATCTATAAAGGTCAAGAGGCTTGGCAAAGCATAGGTGGTATGCAAGTTGGCTCTGTTTGGGGGCACGGGGCATATCAAGCGCCTGATTGGAGTGCGGACTGGCTTCACAAAGAGCTAGTTGCCTTTTTAGAGATCAAAGCTGATGAAATTTATCATCTAAAATACGCCGATCTAAACGACGAGCAAAAGGCAAATTTAAAGGTTTTACTTAAAAAAGAGTATAGAGAAAATAGCGTAAAGGACGATAAATTTGTGCTAAGCGCCGATAGGCTAAAAGCGATAAGCCAAGTAGCTAGCGAGTATGCTGCTCTTTTTGGAGATGATCCTAAGTTTAAATCTTTAAGAGAAGCTTATGCGATGAAAGAAAACACGCTCCCAGGTGCAAGCGACAGAGCTGATCTAAACAACTTCTTCTTCTGGTCAGCCTGGGCGACAGCGACAAACAGACCTGGTAGCGAGGCAACCTACACAAACAACTGGCCGCACGAGCCACTAATCGATAACGTGCCAACAAGCGAAAATATCTTTTGGTCGATCGCAAGCGTCGTGATACTTCTAACAGGAGTTGGACTTCTTGTTTGGTTTAGCTCATTTTACGGCAAAAAAGATGACGAAAAGCTTGAGCCTATCAGTGAAGATCCGCTTAAAAAGCTAAATTTAACACCGTCACAAAAGGCGCTTAAAAAGTATCTCTTTGTCACATTAGCTCTTTTTGCGTTTCAAATTTTAATAGGTGGCTTTACGGCTCACTACACAGTCGAAGGACAAGAATTTTATGGCATAAATTTATCAGCCTACATCCCTTATTCGCTTGCTAGAACGTGGCATATACAAGCTAGCATATTTTGGATAGCGACTGGATTTTTAGCGGCTGGACTATTTTTAGCTCCGATCATAAATGGCGGCAAGGATCCAAAATTTCAAAAGCTTGGCGTTGATCTGCTCTTTTATGCGCTACTTATCCTTGTAGTTGGCAGTTTTATGGGTGAGTATCTAGCTATCGCAAACATCATGCCTATAAATTTAAGCTTCTGGCTTGGACATCAAGGCTATGAATACATCGATCTTGGACGTGTTTGGCAGATAATTTTATTTGTCGGTCTTGTCATCTGGATGCTTCTGCTTCTTCGTGGATTTGCAGGTGGGTTTAAAAACAAAGGCGATAAAAATTTACTAGCTATCTTTGCTATGTCAGCGGTTGCAGTTGGCTTATTTTACGGAGCAGGACTATTTTATGGTCAAAGAAGTCCATTGCCAGTGATGGAGTACTGGCGCTGGTGGGTCGTGCATCTTTGGGTTGAGGGCTTTTTTGAGGTATTTGCGACGGCTTCGCTCGCCTTTGTCTTTGTCTCGCTGGGCCTTGTTTCAAAAAGATTTGCGACATTTTCAACGCTTGCAAGTGCGTCACTCTTTATGATAGGCGGCATCCCAGGCACATTTCACCACCTCTACTTTGCAGGCACCACAACTCCTATAATGGCTATTGGTGCAAGCTTTTCAGCGCTTGAGGTCGTGCCTTTGGTGCTTCTTGGCGCTGAGGCGTATGAGCACTACAAACTTCAGTTTGCTCAAAGCTGGGCTAAAACGCTTAAATGGCCGCTTTACTGCTTCATCGCAGTTGCCTTTTGGAATATGCTAGGCGCTGGCGTCTTTGGATTTTTGATAAATCCTCCGATCTCGCTATTTTACATCCAAGGACTAAATACAACGCCAGTTCACGGACACGCAGCGCTATTTGGCGTTTATGGATTTTTGGCACTTGGCTTTGTCTGGCTTGTGGCTACTTATCTATTTAAAGGGCAAGAATTTGATGAAAATTTGATGAAAGTTGGCTTTTGGGGGCTAAATGCAGGACTTATGCTAATGATCGTGCTTTCACTACTTCCAATAGGCATCTATCAGGCATTTGCAAGTCTAGATCAAGGTATGTGGTATGCTAGAAGCGCTGAGTTTTTACAACAGTCGCACTTGCAAAATTTAAGATGGCTAAGGATGCTTGGCGACATGATTTTGATAATCGGCGGCATCTGCTTCTTTGCTCAGCTTTTAAAATTTATGCTTAACAAAAAGGCTTAA
- a CDS encoding DUF1523 family protein, translating to MITFIKRICVSFVVLLHLFLALVVDYSFPHYASVQITGGDVKRMDKDGIIDAKNPADGPVRDVYFIYAKDAQNDQKVMAYRNEDTAWGFPFYFKFNSADIQAMAQGFANSDNNVTIKYYGYRISMLNEFRNVISIKDSGTNTSWPIASYVLYFILFISLVIWIRKINKIFKPRIDQNSAENK from the coding sequence ATGATCACATTTATAAAAAGAATTTGCGTTAGTTTTGTCGTGCTTTTGCACCTGTTTTTAGCTCTTGTGGTTGATTATTCATTCCCACACTACGCAAGCGTGCAGATAACTGGTGGCGACGTAAAACGCATGGACAAAGATGGCATCATAGACGCTAAAAACCCAGCCGATGGGCCTGTTAGAGATGTCTATTTTATCTACGCAAAAGATGCGCAAAATGACCAAAAGGTGATGGCTTATAGAAACGAAGATACGGCGTGGGGCTTTCCATTTTATTTTAAATTTAACTCAGCCGACATCCAAGCCATGGCTCAAGGCTTTGCAAATAGCGATAACAACGTCACTATCAAGTACTACGGATATAGAATTTCTATGCTAAATGAGTTTAGAAACGTGATCTCGATAAAAGATAGCGGCACAAACACCAGCTGGCCTATCGCTAGTTACGTGCTTTACTTCATCTTATTTATCTCGCTTGTTATCTGGATAAGAAAGATAAATAAGATTTTTAAACCTAGAATAGATCAAAATAGTGCAGAAAATAAATAG
- the hpf gene encoding ribosome hibernation-promoting factor, HPF/YfiA family — protein MNISIVGKQFELTEPIKNYIQDAFDTLGKYNLDIISARCIVGADEKQGKKGFNAEFSLNMAHKDTIVVRQKDKDLYAAIDLAIEKASKVLRREHDKKFTVKGKADDKEFRSRIGEEKIEGVEEIVPMELEIYKPLEVEEALDKLKSSDKQFYVFNDVDAKMRVIYKRTDGTFGLY, from the coding sequence ATGAACATAAGCATTGTAGGAAAACAATTTGAGCTAACAGAGCCCATCAAAAACTACATCCAAGACGCTTTTGACACCCTTGGCAAGTACAACCTTGACATCATCTCAGCAAGATGCATAGTAGGAGCAGATGAAAAGCAAGGTAAAAAGGGCTTTAATGCAGAATTTTCTCTAAATATGGCACATAAAGACACGATAGTCGTTCGCCAAAAAGATAAAGATCTCTATGCAGCGATCGATCTTGCTATTGAAAAGGCTTCAAAAGTTTTAAGAAGAGAGCACGATAAGAAATTTACCGTAAAAGGTAAGGCTGATGATAAAGAATTTCGATCTAGAATAGGCGAAGAAAAGATCGAAGGTGTCGAAGAGATCGTGCCTATGGAGCTTGAAATTTACAAACCTCTTGAGGTAGAAGAAGCGCTTGATAAACTAAAATCAAGCGATAAACAATTTTACGTATTTAACGATGTCGATGCCAAAATGCGCGTCATCTACAAAAGAACAGACGGAACTTTCGGTCTTTACTAA
- a CDS encoding type II secretion system protein produces the protein MRKGFTLLAAIFFLVVAASIGTLALSIASTSARQSSEIYLREQAQLIAQSAAEYAIYEIFRTNFSNKCLDKVSGEFNDMFDFDVEITYFGDIGICTPPSVMPGTSGMASTGNVMLDVYVTSKPGKALNPINFHKRTLQKL, from the coding sequence ATGAGAAAAGGTTTTACATTACTAGCGGCTATATTTTTTTTGGTAGTTGCAGCATCTATTGGTACTCTTGCTCTTTCAATAGCTAGTACGTCAGCCAGACAAAGTAGTGAAATTTATCTAAGAGAGCAAGCGCAACTCATTGCTCAATCAGCAGCAGAATACGCTATATATGAAATTTTTAGAACAAACTTTTCAAATAAATGTTTAGATAAAGTAAGCGGCGAGTTTAATGATATGTTTGATTTTGATGTAGAGATAACATATTTTGGAGACATTGGCATATGCACTCCTCCATCTGTTATGCCTGGAACTAGTGGCATGGCAAGCACTGGTAATGTTATGCTTGATGTCTATGTAACATCAAAACCAGGAAAAGCACTAAATCCTATAAATTTTCACAAACGAACTCTTCAGAAACTTTAA
- a CDS encoding type II secretion system protein, with product MKKVKKAFTLLELIIVITVLGIIALMSFNTLMNLYQNYFQSKTVNDIETQSEIALEQISSLLSHRIKQSVIARKQNGDYLALNDSGVNLSNDFEILEFIPAAYELFNGVGEYKGTDASGNDIVEEGLYSGYVDLANSSVANGLKSPGSKFNDAFKNSVKDLTCKKDNDDNDNITSNDRCIDANNENSGLVAIFSGILYKVSSSFGYQDTFHESDLDIAKVGIKSIDTLKISSNFATHKKISEQYKLAYTAIAIAPGNQSTQDEKDGVFDLKIYYNYRPWLNESFKNFGGSSPKDITAESATLAKRVTRFVFTEKNGVIALKLCVKAEKSEITICKSKAVY from the coding sequence ATGAAAAAAGTAAAAAAAGCTTTTACACTACTTGAACTAATAATAGTTATAACAGTCCTTGGTATCATCGCACTTATGAGCTTTAATACTCTTATGAATCTATACCAAAACTACTTTCAAAGCAAAACCGTAAACGACATAGAGACACAAAGCGAGATCGCACTAGAGCAAATTTCCTCACTTCTTAGCCATAGAATAAAACAAAGTGTCATAGCAAGAAAGCAAAATGGGGACTATCTAGCACTAAACGATAGTGGTGTAAATTTAAGCAATGATTTTGAAATTTTGGAGTTTATTCCTGCTGCGTATGAGCTATTTAACGGCGTAGGTGAATATAAAGGGACTGATGCAAGCGGAAATGATATCGTAGAAGAAGGCTTATATAGCGGATACGTTGATCTTGCAAATAGCTCAGTCGCAAATGGATTAAAAAGCCCAGGAAGTAAATTTAATGACGCTTTTAAAAATAGCGTAAAAGATCTAACTTGCAAAAAAGATAACGATGATAATGACAATATAACCAGCAATGATAGATGCATAGATGCAAATAACGAAAATAGCGGGTTAGTAGCGATATTTTCTGGCATACTTTATAAAGTTTCTTCTAGCTTTGGTTATCAAGATACTTTTCACGAAAGTGACCTAGATATAGCAAAAGTTGGTATAAAATCAATCGATACACTTAAAATTTCAAGCAACTTTGCTACCCACAAAAAAATCTCAGAGCAGTATAAGCTCGCATATACAGCCATAGCAATAGCACCAGGCAATCAAAGCACCCAAGATGAAAAAGATGGTGTTTTTGATCTTAAAATTTACTACAATTATAGACCATGGCTAAACGAAAGCTTTAAAAATTTTGGAGGATCCTCGCCTAAAGACATCACAGCCGAAAGTGCGACACTAGCCAAGCGCGTGACTAGATTTGTTTTTACTGAAAAAAATGGTGTAATAGCACTTAAACTTTGTGTAAAAGCAGAAAAATCAGAGATAACTATATGCAAATCAAAGGCGGTGTACTAA
- a CDS encoding type II secretion system protein, translating to MVKRSGFSLIELILSVLVVAIVSVSLPLAIKTTSNLSEQALMQEGVMSAKTYMSLILKAPFAPQVLVAGSANPATHMEEAITYPLIICEPNGANPNFFNDSGIKGDGHRILAYPYQHSTPIPCSQKPANSTLPEATTSANLAIKTIKSYYDGRTKTINSTTSDRKNRDFIVDISMKSEVKEGTDKFIINAANPINQKDVNEIKITTSLFKHGSGNEEIKNVFYGYAFNVGESGTLSVKEWQ from the coding sequence GTGGTAAAAAGAAGTGGCTTTTCACTGATAGAGCTTATCTTATCAGTACTTGTAGTAGCCATAGTAAGTGTGAGCCTGCCGCTAGCTATAAAAACAACTTCAAATTTAAGCGAGCAAGCCTTGATGCAAGAAGGCGTAATGAGCGCAAAAACATATATGTCACTCATATTAAAAGCGCCTTTTGCGCCGCAAGTATTAGTTGCAGGAAGTGCAAATCCTGCAACCCATATGGAAGAAGCGATAACCTACCCTCTTATCATATGTGAGCCCAATGGAGCTAATCCAAATTTTTTTAACGACAGTGGCATAAAAGGCGATGGACACAGGATACTAGCCTATCCATATCAGCATTCAACACCTATTCCATGTTCTCAAAAGCCAGCCAACTCAACACTTCCAGAAGCTACAACCAGCGCAAATTTAGCCATTAAGACTATAAAATCTTACTATGATGGCCGTACTAAAACTATAAACTCAACAACCTCTGACCGTAAAAATCGTGATTTTATCGTAGATATAAGTATGAAATCTGAAGTAAAAGAGGGTACGGACAAATTTATAATAAACGCAGCAAACCCAATAAATCAAAAAGATGTAAATGAAATAAAGATCACCACTTCTCTTTTTAAACACGGCTCAGGCAATGAAGAGATCAAAAATGTATTTTATGGATATGCATTTAACGTGGGCGAGAGTGGAACTTTAAGCGTGAAAGAGTGGCAATGA